One Brassica oleracea var. oleracea cultivar TO1000 chromosome C7, BOL, whole genome shotgun sequence genomic window carries:
- the LOC106305659 gene encoding dehydration-responsive protein RD22-like isoform X1 has product MASWRFSITSPTLLLLFSLLVVEAHTSRKLISNKEQEDQNTSHLLKDGEFEDPSMYMFLNFNDLKLGAKLLVYFNKNELRTLPPLLTRQEADLIPFTKSKLDFLLNHFSISKESPQGKAMKKTLVRCNYKEIEGEYQFCGTSLESMLDLAKKTIASNADIKVMTTKVIAQNTTSYALHNYTFVETPKELVGIKMLGCHRCENEAIRNKMVG; this is encoded by the exons ATGGCTTCTTGGCGATTCTCTATTACCTCCCCCACCCTCCTCCTCCTCTTCTCTCTG CTGGTCGTGGAGGCACATACTTCAAGAAAGCTGATATCAAACAAGGAACAAGAAGACCAAAATACTAGTCATTTGCTCAAAGATGGTGAATTCGAGGATCCTTCAATGTACATGTTTTTAAACTTCAATGATCTTAAACTAGGAGCCAAATTGCTTGTTTACTTCAACAAAAACGAACTTCGAACACTTCCTCCACTTCTCACACGACAAGAAGCTGATCTCATTCCTTTCACTAAGTCGAAGCTTGATTTCCTTCTCAATCACTTCTCTATCTCCAAAGAATCTCCTCAAGGGAAAGCCATGAAGAAGACCTTGGTACGTTGTAACTACAAGGAAATTGAAGGAGAGTACCAGTTTTGTGGGACTTCGTTGGAGTCAATGCTTGATCTTGCAAAGAAAACAATAGCGTCTAATGCTGATATCAAGGTCATGACGACTAAAGTAATTGCCCAAAACACAACAAGCTACGCTTTACATAACTATACGTTCGTCGAGACTCCAAAGGAGCTTGTTGGGATTAAAATGTTGGGATGTCATAGATGTGAAAATGAAGCAATAAGAAACAAGATGGTGGGTTAA
- the LOC106305659 gene encoding BURP domain-containing protein 16-like isoform X2: MASWRFSITSPTLLLLFSLLVVEAHTSRKLISNKEQEDQNTSHLLKDVYYCHGHKSGARVFEVSLVTDDGRQRVVGPAVCHMNTSMWNADHVAFKVL, from the exons ATGGCTTCTTGGCGATTCTCTATTACCTCCCCCACCCTCCTCCTCCTCTTCTCTCTG CTGGTCGTGGAGGCACATACTTCAAGAAAGCTGATATCAAACAAGGAACAAGAAGACCAAAATACTAGTCATTTGCTCAAAGATG TTTACTATTGCCATGGTCACAAAAGTGGAGCCAGAGTCTTTGAGGTTAGTCTGGTCACAGATGATGGGAGACAACGGGTAGTGGGACCTGCTGTCTGTCATATGAACACGTCTATGTGGAACGCTGATCATGTAGCTTTTAAGGTGTTGTAG